The stretch of DNA ctttattttttaaaacaaagaaagaaaaaatattttttgaaaatcatCAAGGTTGAGTAAATTTTGTGTGTATAATATTAAGAAAGAAGATTATTAAGGCGTGGCttcaaaatttcatatatgttattttgaaaattttaaatagtaaatttaaaaaaataagaaaaaatatatatttaaattttcacatataatatatgcaaataaaattatatcaaaatattttttaaatttaaaaaaataatagttttttatggaaaaaaaaatcagcaagCAAGACCATTAGACCAGTGTGTCTAGGACTTGAATAACCAATAACAtctaaatcaaaaaatataacaacatcaaatttaatttagtcaCAGGTTGactgaaataaaaatggaaaaaaaaaattaaaatatcaagtagGTAGGTGTAAGTTTCCCGGAGAGATTCAAAGATATAAAACCAAGTAcctctaaaaataataaaaaaataaaagttgtggGCAGTCAAAGTTGttacatgtatttaatattattattattatcattatgataatataaaacaccATTTCGAGAGCATGAtacaaaagtattatttttttttttaaatgataaataatatataaaatagtaaaatattgACCAGCAAGTAATAAACACCCTCAACTTCCGACTCTTcctaattttgtttttttttattttaccttatatttataaaaaaaaaaaaaaagtaataaataatttatatatacattaactctttactcactcactcacttactcatttactgattttttttttttgacttggtTTTTTACCACTCCTCAGTCCTCAACCACCGTTGAGAGAGTCTCAGTCGTTCCGGGGCCACGTGCGAGCCCAGTCACCTCTCAATAGTATATAATATACTCCtcctcaatttatttatttatctatatttgaattaattgattCATCATTCACCaccttcaaaattttaatagtgcttttatatttttaaactttttgtaagattaaaaatgaataagatttcgttatttatttatttcgaaattacTGTGTCTGGTTTCGATTGGCTCAAaagttttagtttttaaaagttatggttatttataatattgtacataattgaatgattaatttttttattaatctagttgagaaatatttttttttaaacataattaatatcttctttagaaaatttaattagtttatttttttttttttttttcagtaaagtTATATAATAAGTATATTATTGTGAtattttagaataataaaaaattattagaaatgtGAAAAACCAGTTTGACTCTTGttattatatgatattttttttttttctaataaaacggtaaacaaataaaaaaataagccaAGATATTTGAGCTATCAGTTTATGacttgtgattttattttattgaaatccAGAAATTTGTGAATGAATattgaattgaataatttaaattatatttatattcaaaataaataaaataaaaatattcagaaAGTTTTGTCTGGCAATTTAAACGACCGCAGACAaaaagggtttttttttttttttaaaaatttcttgtcGTTCTTGAAATTCTTCGCGGACTCGTGCGACTGTATTTATAGACCCTGTACACACGGGGAgtaataaacgaaaataaaaaaattcaaaattataataaggcaaaaaataaaaaccataaaacaagacaaaaaaaaataaaaaaaaaaccaaattgaTGTAgttcaaaaaacaaaagaaaaaaaaagaaaatgtgctattattaaaaacaataacggataaaattattgtgcaaaaaaaaaaaaaaaaaaaaaacaagcaagACGGATGATGAGGATGTGTTATATTGTCGACCAGGTTTATCGTCGAGTGGCCAACGAGTTCCGTTGAATTTAGCCAGACAACCGGTGAATCAACATGAACAACACCGGGAGCTTGTTGGCCCTTGGAATCATCATAGTATCATTTGGCCAAACAATACACTCTTATTCCGTaagtacaattatttatataatattacattttaaatatcatcaaatagctcaaattatatatcttgaaaatttatcatttaaaattattttattataaatataaataagctTGAAAATTATGATCGTATTTGTTGTCAGCCAGGAAGTATACATGGGCACATGAACCCCCATGAGaacattgttgaaaaaaaaaaaaaaaaacttgtctcAAGAAAAACCAAGAATGTCACGTACAACTGTCCTGTATGCATGTCCAcgattcaacaatattttatatttatttatttataatttcaaaaattttccattttcttatttgaaaaaaaatttaaatttcaaattctCTCTACtgaatatgatgatttttttttcggtataataaaattgattttaaattgatgatttagttgaaagaaaaaaaaaaaaaaaatagagatatGATTTTTAATGAGAATGCACAGATGTCAAGAGGTCGTATCCCTAGAGGTCGAAATCTCCATCAGAGGGTCTAGAGCAAAACACAATAaatatcatgatgatgatggtataTTCGTAAATCGTATTCGTGTGTGTATTCTGTGTGGTATATGtagatttttgaaaaaataaaataaaaaagggttACATGGCGGGTGTTTCTATTAGGAGTTTAAAACGTCGTGTTGTATAGCAGACATGATCCGGAAATAACTTGGGGTCATAAACAACCGAGACAGTGTATATTAAACCAAATGTATTGTCGGTTTGTGGAAAATAAGGAGAATATCTGCATCATGTTAAAAACGTGTTGGTATTTGCATTCTGCATCCAgagataaattcaaaatatttattttcaaatttcaatagaaaaaaaagctcaaaataCAACaggtgattttttattattttttttacttttaaacaaattataaattgtacaATGATAAATAGTCATCGATAAatcttttttgatatttattcataCAAAGTACTTGTGTGTGTATTTATTGGCAaagtaatggaaaaaaaaaaaataaatatattttaaaaggaaagataaaataaaatacatatgaagaatgaaaaaaattaaaatcgattgtgtatttattgcttattttatttatttatttattttttgttcaccTGATTATCGAAagaatgaaacaaaaaaaaaaaaaaaaaaaaattagagccAAGGAAGGCTTTGAGAGGCATCGACAAGACCATAAATCAGTCGGttcatttcgttttttttatttaactctttaaaaaataaataattttttttttttttttttttttttaaatatgtatgtatttttatttgtttgggcaaagttttaaaattgcaaGCGTCGCGGCGACAACATTGCTATAATAcacatataggtatatataaaatataaaatgttgttataaataaagGGGTATATATGCAGTATAACAAAGTCAGCATCTATATGCGATTAtgcttgtaaaaaaataaccagCCATTTTTGgacaagagagagagagaataaaagaaaataccaGTGTGTGTTTCAacgatgataattttttttattttcttttcttttttcattattatatatatatatgtacgtGAGAGAGGGCTTTACCATTTagggatatatatatattttttatacatataagtAAGTATGAAGAAGGCGTTGTCGGGTAGCTGTCTCCAATCCCAAAGGGAGCTTGATTCTCATCATGATCATTATAGCACTGTATGTCTGTATTGCTCAACAACACCACTTATTTAACGCATTAAACCCCACATCGTATTGTGTAggcgatatatattttaaaattaatattttcatcttgaaaattaaacatttatatatggagaaaatttatttatttattatagcaataaatttattggagTAAAGAGACAATTCAAATATAGATgattactttgttttttatttgaaataaaaactaaaataataagccaatatttatcatacaaaaatattgttaattaaattaaataaataacttttgaaTGATTTGAGTAAATAATGTTGAATGGAGTCATTTAGTGTACCAGTTGTTTTGTTGTCTCATCTTGAAACAAAACAGGTGGTATTAAGTTGAAAGCGTATCTTGAAACACcttgagaaaatatatatatatatgtataaattggtttttaaaaaaatcttcatTGAAGAATATATGCGTGAGACAAGCATCGACAATTCATTTGCATGGTATCTTTGATACAGACATCCACAGCCCTAGgcattcacaaaaaaaataataaaaaaaatgttaacttAAAAACCatgatgttttttgtttttttgtttttttttaaataataaaaaattttaaatgaataaaaaaataaaactatggTATATACTATATAAggaacattaaaaaaaacctgtttttgttgtaaaacattttcaataaaaagcATCACAATGAGATGTTCAAGTTGGTATCCTGATGTGTATAGTTTAACGTAcactgattaaaaaataaaatagataattaaatcGTAAGAATGTTAATGATACACGCAACAAGATCAATTAAttgctatttaaaaaaaaaaatcatttgattttatattaaattaaaaaatagtcaatAATAAATGTCGAGTTTGTTTTGACGACCTAGATTCATTTATGTGTTGACTATTGGCTATTGACTTGTAAAAATGATCatgattttgatttaaaaaaaataaatttaaaaaatgattgttattTAGAACAAGAGTGTTTGTTGTGTAACACTATTTTCCTTGGTCATTCAGCTGGAGAGGTGATAATCATTTGTACCACATGTGcaacattatatatttatgaaatagaaataaatgaaaaaattgattgatatttgtatttagataaaattaaatttatttcttgaaatagttgtgaaatattttttttattttcagaaaGACAATAAAACGAttgataatttgaataaaaatccaTCAAATTGGACATCTAGTCATCATCATGTTGAACCAGTTCACAGTGagtctaaaaaatttattaatttaatatttttaataattaataattgaattgatataaaatttaaaagacaaaCTTGTTTGCAgagtcattaaatttttttgaatggaGTGAATGGTCAGTATGTGACAGAAGGTGTCGTCAAAATCGTGTAAAACGATGTCGAGTCAAGAAAAAATGTGGAAACAACATATTAaaggtatttaatttataaaaatttaacaattaaattatttttatttatataaattatgtataaattttgtaaaaataattaatcattgtgTCAAATCAACAGGAAGAACGAAGTTGCAATCACAAAAAAAACGGGCGAAGACGGATGTGCAGTCAACGACAAAGAAAGGTTGATGATAATCATGTCACTGAGCCTTTTCATGTTGTCCAGGTGAGTAgtgtatacacatatatatatagtgaaacaaaatattcatattgttatttattattgtacaaAAATTCCAGGTGCCAAATGATGCAAAACCCAGACAAGGTGGTagacgtgaaaaaaaaaaaaaaagaaaaaaaccacgAAGTCGTCTTAATAAATACAGTAGATGGACAAAATGGTCACAATGCTCAAAAACATGTATGACTCAACGACAtcggtaattaattttttaatttaaaatatataatttttattttgttaattaattacatattattattttatagctgGTGTAAAAAACCAGGTATCTGTGAGCAAGATGTCATACGAGAAAGTGCATATTGTTATGTTGAAGGAAGTTTTTGTCAAAAATGGATTCACAGAAGAATCAAGGGTAgtcatgatgatgaaaatgatggtaaagcttaattaaataaataacaaacaaaaattaccatataaaaaaatttaatttaaatttacctttAAATTTAGATTCTCCTCTAGatgaatttgaattaaatccaaatacaattgaaaattatggtgtacaaaaaaattcagataCATGGAAATGTGGTGTTGTTGGAAATGGTA from Aphidius gifuensis isolate YNYX2018 linkage group LG4, ASM1490517v1, whole genome shotgun sequence encodes:
- the LOC122855980 gene encoding plasminogen, whose amino-acid sequence is MNNTGSLLALGIIIVSFGQTIHSYSKDNKTIDNLNKNPSNWTSSHHHVEPVHKSLNFFEWSEWSVCDRRCRQNRVKRCRVKKKCGNNILKEERSCNHKKNGRRRMCSQRQRKVDDNHVTEPFHVVQVPNDAKPRQGGRREKKKKRKKPRSRLNKYSRWTKWSQCSKTCMTQRHRWCKKPGICEQDVIRESAYCYVEGSFCQKWIHRRIKGSHDDENDDSPLDEFELNPNTIENYGVQKNSDTWKCGVVGNGKISRLSYFTRIIGGHPAIPGSWPWQVAVLNRYKEAFCGGTLVSPKWILTAAHCIRKRLYVRLGEHDLTVKEGTEIEFRVDAVVIHPQYDADTVDNDVALLRLPVTLNPSTTRGIACLPASKQPLPPTNQLCTIIGWGKSRATDDFGTDVLHEAKIPIVSMEMCKGVYVDYRITENMFCAGYPKGRMDSCAGDSGGPLLCTDPKKPDHPWTVFGITSFGEGCGKRGKFGIYSQVTKFVDWLSKVMKEN